Proteins from a genomic interval of Zingiber officinale cultivar Zhangliang chromosome 2A, Zo_v1.1, whole genome shotgun sequence:
- the LOC122041958 gene encoding protein FAR1-RELATED SEQUENCE 5-like has protein sequence MEASNSTSDSESVETIKAAISEKDEDEGRIDKIQGCASGEDVVGKDSQITKEGQAGHNKRHNNIGDTSFIPQTNINSQMEPEVGMVFHSEDQAYHFYNIYAQRKGFSVRKGHLGRRKDGTVRNRVFLCSNEGARQKHSTHITKKAREVVRTNCMARIEFKVSRDGIWVVSKIIYEHNHPLVRPHKTHLLRSHRRLLAAQHDETGEQLEKPAQTLEFLIEDDHDAESIGFVLKDQSSYLHTNRIRELERGDVQFLLESLKAKKLEDPSFFYAIQIDDREQVTNLFWADSRSIIDYTYFGDVVLFDTTYRANKNEMPFAPFIGINHHKQTVLFGAAVLLDETTESFVWLFRTLMVAMSGLQPPTIFTDDCPALSRAIHMTLPETCHRLCLWHILQNSTVYVSHVSNNDTNFQQDFKDCIHEEGSEDEFCSKWVRLIHKYDLAGNTWLEDLYAARERWALVYHKNSFYAFMMTMQWSDNMKKHFKNHFNRKLPLQKFLEQYHKSLYRFREKELYEDYKSRQTKPVLLVDMPMLNEAAESYTRLLYNDFEEEFKSQLSCLCEPIGMDGIVYTFKVTLPEKHSFGIVELKPSDLSVSCSCRKFECRGILCMHALKVLNINNILHLPTQYILKRWSKYANVEILSEKHQVLTKSDSQDLLTMHYTRVCHKAITIAVKSAFSEDALQIFDQELDKLTTEVEHVLHMDLLNRQTEDNATIIENIQQDAFGGKKIRGRKKRVKDGQDTKYKKHQSHSESVNTGSFYQTLHTKDKARQTNDPSDHLMINETSHVPSYHPDSTTSYGNTMPLQPSGSPFPQETIMPTQEPFTPSQGLFDHQMASQGASSANITWCRRGSIGIPMQVMQGQSNNYMNWVIPHRNISNLNVPPIHLDPMQPTIPVQHHQNLSHKLTFDINKGTADTTGHMQH, from the exons ATGGAAGCATCTAATTCCACTTCAGATAGTGAATCTGTTGAGACTATCAAAGCAGCTATAAGTGAGAAAGACGAAGATGAAGGGAGGATAGATAAAATCCAAGGATGTGCTTCTGGAGAGGATGTTGTGGGGAAGGACTCTCAAATTACAAAGGAAGGCCAAGCTGGTCATAACAAAAGACATAACAACATTGGGGACACATCATTTATTCCACAGACTAACATAAATTCACAAATGGAGCCAGAGGTTGGCATGGTGTTTCATTCTGAAGATCAAGCTTACCATTTCTACAACATCTACGCTCAAAGGAAAGGATTCAGTGTGAGAAAGGGTCATCTTGGACGAAGGAAAGATGGGACTGTACGAAATAGAGTGTTCTTGTGTAGCAATGAAGGTGCTCGTCAGAAACATTCTACACATATTACAAAAAAGGCACGTGAAGTAGTGAGAACTAATTGTATGGCTCGCATAGAATTCAAGGTGAGCCGTGATGGTATATGGGTTGTGAGTAAAATCATTTATGAGCATAACCATCCACTTGTACGCCCACACAAAACACACTTGTTGAGGTCTCATAGGAGATTGCTGGCAGCTCAACATGATGAAACTGGTGAGCAGCTAGAAAAGCCTGCACAGACTCTTGAATTTCTTATTGAAGATGATCATGATGCTGAATCAATCGGGTTTGTTTTGAAGGATCAAAGTAGCTATTTGCATACTAATAGGATCAGAGAACTTGAGAGGGGTGATGTTCAATTTCTTTTAGAATCTTTAAAAGCCAAGAAGCTAGAGGATCCCTCATTTTTCTATGCCATACAAATTGATGACAGGGAGCAAGTTACCAATTTATTTTGGGCAGATTCACGATCAATAATTGATTACACCTATTTTGGTGATGTTGTCTTATTTGATACAACTTATCGTGCAAATAAGAATGAGATGCCTTTTGCACCATTCATTGGtataaatcatcataagcaaACTGTTTTGTTTGGAGCTGCTGTTTTGTTGGATGAGACAACAGAATCTTTTGTTTGGTTATTCAGAACATTAATGGTAGCAATGTCAGGGCTACAACCTCCAACTATTTTTACAGATGACTGTCCAGCACTGTCCAGAGCAATACATATGACTTTACCTGAGACATGTCATCGTCTTTGTTTATGGCATATACTTCAGAACTCCACAGTATATGTTTCTCATGTCAGCAACAATGACACAAATTTTCAACAGGATTTTAAAGATTGCATACATGAGGAGGGTTCTGAAGATGAGTTTTGTTCTAAATGGGTTAGGTTAATTCACAAATATGATCTGGCAGGTAACACCTGGTTAGAAGATTTGTATGCAGCTCGAGAAAGATGGGCATTAGTTTATCATAAGAACTCATTTTATGCTTTCATGATGACAATGCAATGGAGTGACAACATGAAGAAGCACTTTAAAAATCACTTCAACAGGAAATTGCCTCTTCAAAAATTCTTAGAGCAGTATCACAAGTCACTGTATAGATTTCGTGAAAAGGAATTGTATGAAGACTacaagtcaagacaaactaaaCCAGTCTTGCTGGTTGACATGCCCATGCTAAATGAAGCAGCAGAATCATATACAAGGCTCCTGTATAATGACTTCGAAGAGGAATTCAAGAGCCAACTTTCATGTCTTTGTGAACCAATTGGAATGGATGGGATTGTTTATACCTTCAAAGTTACCCTTCCTGAAAAGCATTCTTTTGGCATTGTTGAACTTAAACCGTCTGATCTCTCAGTATCATGCAGCTGTAGGAAATTTGAATGTAGGGGCATCCTGTGCATGCATGCGCTAAAGGTTCTCAACATCAACAACATCCTTCACCTGCCAACCCAGTATATACTGAAAAGGTGGAGCAAATAtgcaaatgttgagattttgtctGAAAAACATCAAGTTTTGACAAAAAGTGATAGCCAAGATCTTCTGACAATGCACTACACCCGGGTTTGTCACAAGGCCATTACTATTGCAGTAAAAAGTGCATTTTCTGAGGATGCTTTACAAATTTTTGACCAAGAGCTTGACAAGCTGACCACTGAAGTTGAACATGTTCTGCATATGGATCTGCTAAATAGACAAACAGAGGACAATGCGACAATAATTGAGAATATTCAGCAAGATGCCTTTGGAGGTAAGAAAATCCGTGGCAGAAAAAAGCGTGTAAAAGATGGACAAGATACAAAATATAAGAAGCATCAATCCCATTCAGAATCAGTTAATACAGGAAGTTTCTACCAGACGTTACACACAAAAGATAAAGCAA GGCAAACAAATGATCCATCAGATCATTTAATGATAAATGAGACATCGCATGTTCCTTCTTACCATCCGGACAGCACCACATCCTATGGTAACACAATGCCCTTGCAGCCTTCTGGTTCACCATTTCCTCAAGAGACTATTATGCCTACTCAg GAACCTTTTACTCCATCTCAAGGATTGTTTGACCATCAGATGGCATCCCAAGGAGCAAGTAGTGCTAATATAACTTGGTGTCGTAGGGGTTCAATTGGCATCCCAATGCAGGTTATGCAAGGGCAGTCCAACAACTATATGAACTGGGTGATTCCGCATCGCAACATTTCCAACTTGAATGTGCCTCCAATTCACCTCGATCCAATG CAACCTACTATTCCTGTTCAGCACCATCAGAATTTATCCCACAAGCTTACCTTTGATATTAACAAAGGTACAGCAGATACAACTGGACACATGCAACACTAG
- the LOC122041957 gene encoding beta-hexosaminidase 2-like, protein MASFLLLLSLLDAIFLAATFSTASPPPEIQINVWPKPTSVSWSDAAPIAVALSPSFRIPNPYPDNPYLRAATARYTRLLHAERHVPLRPPPLNLSSNAPPLASLSISVADPSAPLVHAVDESYRLSISADNSSSAAELVAATTWGAIRGLETLSQLAWGDPPAVPAGIRIEDRPLFPHRGLLLDTSRNYYPVRDILRTIRAMSHNKLNVFHWHITDSQSFPILLPSVPDLALRGSYGPSMRYSPEDVRRVVRYAMRRGVRVVPEIDAPGHTGSWAEAYPEIVTCANRFWAPPDGPALAAEPGTGQLNPLEPKTYDVVRSVLRDVAALFPESFLHAGADEVNTACWEQDPVIKRFLNAGGTHGQILETFVNSTRPFIVSALNRTVVYWEDVLLGSVAKMGSASMLPPETTVLQTWNNGPNNTKVLTAAGYRVIVSSWNFYYLDCGFGGWPSNDSRYDRQIADEPGQPFNYAGGDGGSWCAPFKSWQRVYDYDITYGLSESEAVLVLGGEVALWSELADGSVVDGRLWPRAAAAAEVLWSGNRDEAGRKRYAEATDRLAEWRQRMVERGIAAEPIQPLWCIRNPTMCNMVQ, encoded by the exons ATGGCCtcctttctcctcctcctctccctACTCGACGCCATTTTCCTCGCTGCCACTTTTTCTACCGCCTCGCCGCCGCCAGAAATCCAGATCAACGTCTGGCCTAAACCCACCTCCGTCTCCTGGTCCGATGCTGCCCCAATCGCCGTCGCTCTGTCCCCCTCCTTCCGCATCCCCAACCCTTACCCGGACAACCCCTACCTCCGCGCCGCCACCGCCCGCTACACTCGCCTCCTCCACGCCGAGCGCCATGTCCCTCTCCGCCCCCCGCCCCTGAATCTCTCCTCCAACGCTCCTCCCCTCGCCTCCCTCTCCATCTCCGTCGCCGACCCCTCCGCCCCCCTCGTCCACGCCGTCGATGAGTCCTACAGACTATCCATCTCCGCCGACAATTCCTCCTCCGCCGCCGAGCTCGTCGCTGCCACCACCTGGGGCGCGATTCGCGGCCTCGAGACCCTGTCCCAACTCGCCTGGGGCGACCCGCCGGCCGTCCCCGCCGGGATCCGGATCGAGGACCGCCCCCTCTTTCCCCACCGTGGTCTCCTCCTCGACACCTCCCGCAATTACTACCCCGTCCGCGATATCCTCCGCACCATTCGCGCCATGAGTCACAACAAGCTCAATGTCTTCCACTGGCACATCACGGACTCGCAGTCCTTCCCCATCCTCCTGCCCTCGGTGCCGGACCTTGCGCTCCGCGGCTCCTACGGCCCGTCCATGCGCTACTCCCCCGAAGACGTCCGCCGGGTCGTGCGATACGCCATGCGCCGAGGCGTTCGCGTCGTCCCTGAGATCGACGCCCCTG GACACACCGGCTCGTGGGCAGAGGCTTATCCAGAGATCGTCACGTGCGCGAACAGGTTCTGGGCGCCGCCCGATGGCCCGGCGCTCGCGGCGGAGCCTGGCACGGGGCAGCTCAATCCGCTCGAGCCGAAGACCTATGACGTCGTCCGCAGCGTGCTTCGCGACGTGGCCGCCCTGTTCCCGGAGTCGTTTCTCCACGCCGGGGCGGATGAGGTGAACACGGCGTGCTGGGAGCAGGACCCGGTGATCAAGCGATTCCTGAACGCAGGCGGCACCCACGGCCAGATCCTGGAGACGTTTGTAAACTCCACACGCCCCTTCATAGTGTCCGCGCTCAACCGCACCGTTGTGTACTGGGAGGACGTCCTCCTGGGCTCGGTCGCCAAGATGGGCTCCGCGTCGATGCTTCCGCCGGAGACCACCGTCCTCCAGACCTGGAACAACGGTCCCAACAACACGAAGGTGCTCACGGCAGCAGGGTATCGGGTGATCGTGTCGTCGTGGAATTTCTACTACCTGGACTGCGGCTTCGGGGGATGGCCAAGCAACGATAGCCGGTACGATCGGCAGATTGCGGACGAGCCGGGTCAGCCGTTCAACTACGCTGGCGGCGACGGGGGTTCATGGTGCGCGCCATTCAAGTCATGGCAGCGGGTCTACGACTACGACATCACGTACGGGCTTAGCGAGTCGGAGGCGGTGCTGGTGCTTGGGGGGGAGGTGGCCCTGTGGTCTGAACTGGCGGACGGATCGGTGGTGGACGGGCGGCTGTGGCCGAGGGCAGCCGCGGCGGCGGAGGTGCTGTGGTCGGGGAACCGGGACGAGGCAGGGAGGAAGCGATACGCAGAGGCGACGGACAGGCTGGCGGAGTGGCGGCAGCGGATGGTGGAGAGAGGAATTGCGGCAGAACCCATCCAGCCCTTGTGGTGCATCAGGAATCCAACGATGTGTAACATGGTTCAGTAG